ACATCCGGACGCTGCTGCTGACCCTCTTCCAGCGCTACATGCGCCCGATGGTCGAGGCCGGGCGGGTCTTCGCCGCCGTGCCGCCGCTGCACCGGATCGAGCTGGTCCAGCCCAAGAAGGGCCAGGACAAGTACGTGTACACGTACTCCGACAACGAGCTGCGGCAGACGCTCCTGGAGTTCCAGCGCAAGGGGGTCCGCTACAAGGACGCCATCCAGCGCTACAAGGGCCTCGGCGAGATGGACGCCGACCAGCTCGCGGAGACCACGATGGACCCGCGCCACCGCACCCTGCGCCGGATCAACATCGGCGACCTGGACGCGGCCGAGACGGTCTTCGACCTGCTGATGGGCAACGACGTGGCGCCCCGCAAGGAGTTCATCACCAGCTCCGCGGCGACGCTCGACCGCTCGCGCATCGACGCCTGAGCCGTCCGCCGCTCTCCGCCGAACCGGCCCGGCCCCCGCTCCCGCGGGGGCCGGGCCGGTTCGGCGTCCATACGCATATCGGCCCGGTCCGGTCAGGCACCGGACCGAAGAGTCACCTGATGGGGTGAAGACCGGAGGGAGAAGAGTCCGGGATCTGCCCACTCTGTCCATCCTTGGGCACGCGGCCGAAACGGTTCGCTGACAAGGAGAGTTGACCGGTGGAACAACTGGACGAACAGGAACGCGCGGGGGCGCGGTACGAGGGGCCGGGCGGAATCCCGCCGGAGCTGCCGCGCCGGCGGTACGACGAGGCCGCGCAGCCGCTGCCCGGGGCGGCCGGGATCTACCTGGAGGTCCAGCGCAGCCCCGCCTTCCAGGAGGTACGGCGCCGCTACCGCCGGTTCGCCTTCCCCGCGACGCTCGCCTTCCTCGTCTGGTACCTCGCCTATGTGGTCGCCGCCACCGCCGCCCCCGGCCTGATGGCCCGGCCGGTGGCCGGGGCGGTCAACGTGGCGATGATCGCCGGCCTCGGCCAGTTCCTCACCACCTTCCTCCTCACCTGGGCCTACGCCCGGCACGCGCGGCTGCGCCGGGACCGGGCCGCGCTCGAACTGCGCTGGGACACCCAGGAGATGACGAGAGGAGCCGGCCAGTGGTGACCGGAGACCACCAGACGCTCGCCCTGCTGCTCTTCAGCCTCTTCGTCGCCGTGACCCTCGCCATCACCACCTGGGTCAGCCGCAACCGGCACGGATCCGCCGAGGAGTTCTACGCGGGCGGCCGGCTCTTCTCGCCGATGGAGAACGGGTTCGCCATCGCGGGCGACTACATGTCCGCCGCCTCCTTCCTCGGCATCTCGGGCCTCATCGCCCTCTACGGCTACGACGGCATGCTCTACTCGGTCGGCTTCCTCGTCGCCTGGCTGGTGGTGCTCCTCCTCGTCGCCGAACTCGTCCGCAACTGCGGCCGGTTCACCCTCGCCGACGTCGTCGCCGCGCGGATGGCCGAACGACCGGTGCGGATCGCGGCCGGCACCTCCTCGGTGGCCGTCTCCGTGCTCTACCTGGTGGCCCAGATGGTGGGCGCCGGCAGCCTGGTGGCCCTCCTCCTCGGCGGCACCGGCGAGGCGGCGCGCACCTGGACCGTCGTCGGCGTCGGCGCGCTGATGGTGATCTACGTGTCCCTCGGCGGGATGCGGGCCACCACCTGGATCCAGATCGTCAAGGCGGTGCTGCTGATGGCCGGCACCGTCGCGCTCACCGTCCTCGTCCTGGTCCGCTTCCACGGCGACGTGAACAGCCTGCTCAGCACCGCCGCCGAGCGCAGCGGGCACGGCACCGCCTTCCTCGGCCCCGGACTGCGGTACGGCGGCGACTGGACCGCCCGGCTGGACTTCATCAGCCTCGGCCTCGCGCTCGTCCTCGGCACGGCGGGCCTGCCGCACATCCTGTCCCGCTTCTACACCGTGCCCACCGCGCGCGCCGCCCGCCGCTCGGTCGTCTGGTCCATCGGCCTCATCGGCGGCTTCTACCTGATGACCATCGTCCTCGGCTTCGGCGCCGCCGCGATCATCGGCTCCGCCGAGGTCCGCGCCTCCAACGCCTCCGGGAACACGGCCGTCCCGCTGCTCGCCCTCGACCTCGGCGGCGGGGCGGGCTCGACCGGCGGCACCGTGCTCTTCGCGGTCGTCGCGGCCGTCGCCTTCGCGACCATCCTC
The Streptomyces roseofulvus genome window above contains:
- a CDS encoding cation acetate symporter, with protein sequence MTGDHQTLALLLFSLFVAVTLAITTWVSRNRHGSAEEFYAGGRLFSPMENGFAIAGDYMSAASFLGISGLIALYGYDGMLYSVGFLVAWLVVLLLVAELVRNCGRFTLADVVAARMAERPVRIAAGTSSVAVSVLYLVAQMVGAGSLVALLLGGTGEAARTWTVVGVGALMVIYVSLGGMRATTWIQIVKAVLLMAGTVALTVLVLVRFHGDVNSLLSTAAERSGHGTAFLGPGLRYGGDWTARLDFISLGLALVLGTAGLPHILSRFYTVPTARAARRSVVWSIGLIGGFYLMTIVLGFGAAAIIGSAEVRASNASGNTAVPLLALDLGGGAGSTGGTVLFAVVAAVAFATILAVVAGITLASSASVAHDLYASLRRSGGRQYGEVTVARVAAAVIGAAAIGLGLLARDLNVAFLVGLAFAVAASANLPVLLYSLFWRRFTTRGAVWSVYGGLVPAVLLVVFSPVVSGSPEALFPGVDFHVFPLQNPGVVSIPLGFLAGWLGTVASPEPPDEARHAETEVRALTGAGAA
- a CDS encoding DUF485 domain-containing protein, which encodes MPPELPRRRYDEAAQPLPGAAGIYLEVQRSPAFQEVRRRYRRFAFPATLAFLVWYLAYVVAATAAPGLMARPVAGAVNVAMIAGLGQFLTTFLLTWAYARHARLRRDRAALELRWDTQEMTRGAGQW